The DNA region CACGGAGGCCAACGAGTCCAACCCCAGACTCAGCTCCAATGGGGACTGGCTGGTGTATCAGTCGGATGAGGCGGGTAACAACGACATCTTCCTGTTCAGCCTGCGCAGCCAGCTGATCAACACGCTGCCCACCCTCAACACCGACGCGAACGAGGAGCAGCCGGACGTCAGCAACAGCGGGGACGTGCTGGTTTACGTCTCGGATCGCCAGGGCGGCCCCGAGATTCGCGTCTTCGACATGCAGGACGGCAACAACTACCGCGTGCCGATCGCCAACCGGGGCCTGGCAGAGCCCAGCTGGCCGACCATCTCCGGCAACGCCGAGGTGATCGCCTACGGGGCCACCGACGGCTGGACCTCGGACGTCTACGTCTACAGCCTGGAGACGGCCTCCCAGCTGACGCCGCCCTTCCTCAACACCGAGAACGGGGAATACAACCCCGACCTCAACGACCGGGGCGACCTGATCACCTTCGTGTCGGACCGTCGCGGCTCCGAGGACATCTACGCGGTGGATATGCGTAGCGGCTTCACCGACAACATGGTGCTGGCCAACTCCCCGGCGATGGAGCAGGAACCACGTTGGCTGGCCGGGGGCGATAACGCCATCGTGTTCCACACCAACCGCACGGGCGAGTTCCGCATCATGGCCTACAACCTCGACAGCGCGATCCTGAACACCTTGCCGGTGGCCAACGAGCTGGGCTCCAACACCCAGTTGCGTGACACCTATCCCCACCTCCACACGAAGCACCATCACGATGGGGGCAAGAAGGATGACGAGCCGGTCAAGGATGACGTGAAGTAGACCCGACCGCCGGGCCGAACGGGCACAGGCCCGGATTTCCACTCCGTTTCATCCTCCGCCACGCCGCTTTCTCGAAGTAGAAGGCGGCGTGGCGTTTGTCGGGGGGTATGCGATGTACGCTGGGAATTCGTTCCCTCGCGGGCGACGGCCGCAGGGGCTGAAGCGCTGCCTGAGCGCCTTGGTGCTGATCGTGGCGGCTTGTCGGACGCCAGCCGGAGACCCTGTCGAACCGCCGCAGATGTCGCTGGCGCCGCCCAGCCTGGCGCCGTCGGTGTCTGGCCTGCCGGCGCCTGACGGCGCCTCGGCCAGCCCCGTCCCATTGCAGGCGCCTCAGGCGTCGCGCTGGCTGCCTGGCGACGAGCTGTTTCTGGCGGCGCCGCCGGGGGAGCGGCGCTTGCTGCTGCTGGCGAACCCGAGTGACCAGAGCGGGCAATTCGACGTGGCGGTCGACCCGGTGGGCGTCCAGACCACGCCCGCGCCGCTGCCCTCGCCTGGACGCTCGGGGGGATCGCGGCGCGCTGCGCCTTTCGGCTTCGGGGTCGCGTTCGATGCCTCGCTGCGCAGCGACGGGAGCCTGCCTGGGCGACGTTTGTTTGTTGCGCCCACCGCCGCGGCTGCCGCCTGGGAGACCTTCTGGATCAACGACGGCAGCGCGACCCTGGCGGGCGATCGCCCCTGCGACACGCGCTTGATGCTGCAGACGGAGAATGCCCTGTTCTATGTCGATGAGGCGGCGGAAGCGACGCTGGACAAGGCCGCGCTCGGCCGGCTGGCCGAGGCGTTCGAGCGACGCATCCGTCCCCCGCTCACGCGGGTGTTCGGCCAGGAGGACCGTCCCGGCGCCGATGGGCAGCCCCGCCTGTTCATCGTGCTATCGCCCTGGGTCGGTCAGGCCGATGGTCGGGAGGGCATGATGGGCTACTTCTGGCCGCGGGACCCGCTCGCGCCGAGTGCCGAGGCCGCCGACCTGACCCGCCACGCCAACCAGAAGGAGGTCATTTTCCTGGCGGCACGCATCCTCGAGCAACCTGATGTGACAGCGCTCGGGACGCTCGCGCACGAATATCAGCACCTGCTGACGTTCTGTGCCAAGACCCGCCTGGATGGCACGCCACGCCCGGAGGCCCTCTGGCTTGATGAAGGGTTGTCGATGCTGGCAATGGACCTGGCCGGCTTCGGGCGCGTCGGCCAGGATCCCTTCGTGCTCGATGAGGTGGCGGCCTACATGCAAAACCCGGCCGCTTACTCGCTGACGGACTGGGCCGGTAATCCCGAGGGGCGCAGTTACGGCCTGAGCTACCTGTTCGTGCGTTACCTGACCGGGCGTTTCGGGCTGGGCATCGTGGCCGAACTGCAGCAGACCACCCGCACCGGCATCGCCGCCCTCGACGAGGTGCTCGCCCGGCGCGGCACCAGCACGGCCACGGTCTACGTGGATTGGCTGAAGGCCGGGGCGCAGGCCCTGGTGAGTGGGGAGCCAGGGCTCGGGCCCGTGCCCCTATCGCTCACGGAACCGACGCTGTATCCCGTTCGCCCCTGGGGCGCCGTCTATCTGGAGGCGCAGGCCTGGCCGAGCGAGGGTCGCCGCGCCACCTTTTCCGGCACCCGGACGCCCCTGCTCTACTGGCGTGGCATCCCCGGGGATCCGCTCGGAGAACTGGGCCCATGAGCTGGCTGCTCGGCTATCACCTGCTGGCGACCCTGGTGGTGCTGGCGGCCGCGCGTTGGGATCGCGCCTGGGAGCCGGAGGAAGGGGCCTGACGCCCGCGCTGGGCGCGCCGGCAGCGGGGGCGTGCCCCGTGGCAAAGGGCGGGAAAATTCCCGCCCTTCACCGCTTCCCACCTCTTGAATGCGTCCTGCAGGCCCGTCCGGCCCGCGTCGGGTCGAACGGGCCACGGGCAGGTTGGGGGGCGTCAGGGCGCCCCACCAACCTCCGACGTCGTCGGAACCGCCGTGCTCAGCGCACCCGGGCGACCTCGGCCGGATAGGCCTGGCCGTTCGTCTGGGCGCGGGGGGCCAACCGTTCGGGCGAGGCCAGCGCGCTGACCTTGTCACCCCAGACGCCGAGCGGCAGGGCGTGACCCTGAGAGTAGAACCACTTGGGGTTGTGGAAGGTGACCTTCTCGATCGTGCTGAGGGGCAGGTTGGCCTCGGCCATCGCGCGGGCCGTGCGGGGCACCGCCAGCGGGTCGCCCAGCATGCGGCCGGCGGCGCTGTTGAGCACGTAGCCATCGGTGCCCTCACGGTGAATCAGGCTGACGATCGCCTCGGGGCGCAGGTGGGTGTTGGGGTCCACCGTCAGCCCGGCCCAGGCGCCGAACCGACGCACGTTCAGCGCGGTCGCTTCGTTGACGCCGTTCACCAGCATGTAACGGGCCGGCAAACCTTCCTCCGCCGCGATCGTCAGGGTCTTGGCGATCAGCTCCTGACGGTCGGACGGACGCGCCTGGATCACGATCGGCAGCTCATGGCGACGCGCCAGACGCACCTGGCGTCGGAAAATCTCTTCCTCGCCGGCGCTGCCGGAACCCAGGCCAATCTCGCCCACGGCGACCACGTTGTCTTGCTCCAGGTAACGCGGCATCGCATTGAGCACGGCCTGGGCCAGCCCGGTCTGGGCGGCTTCATGCGGCAGGATGCCGATGCAGGCGCCGTAGCCGAGGCCGAAGTGGTGGGCGCGCCGTGCTTCGGGGCCGACCAGACGCTCGAAGTCTTCGATGTAGGTTTCGGCGTACTGGCGGTTGGTTCCCAGCCACGTCATCGGCTCGA from Candidatus Sericytochromatia bacterium includes:
- a CDS encoding TatD family hydrolase — encoded protein: MYYIDATIYASRRSPAELELMSAAGGIAVIEPMTWLGTNRQYAETYIEDFERLVGPEARRAHHFGLGYGACIGILPHEAAQTGLAQAVLNAMPRYLEQDNVVAVGEIGLGSGSAGEEEIFRRQVRLARRHELPIVIQARPSDRQELIAKTLTIAAEEGLPARYMLVNGVNEATALNVRRFGAWAGLTVDPNTHLRPEAIVSLIHREGTDGYVLNSAAGRMLGDPLAVPRTARAMAEANLPLSTIEKVTFHNPKWFYSQGHALPLGVWGDKVSALASPERLAPRAQTNGQAYPAEVARVR